In one window of Gymnogyps californianus isolate 813 chromosome 7, ASM1813914v2, whole genome shotgun sequence DNA:
- the LOC127018727 gene encoding baculoviral IAP repeat-containing protein 5.1-like, which translates to MERLLKELALASKLLNDFKAMYEYENRLKTFTNWPFKENCKCTPDNMAKAGFVHCPNANEPDVAKCFFCLIELEGWEPNDDPWEEHTKRHSCGFLSLTKRFDDLTMEEYYMLEMTRLRTFLCKTGRSIINSFEEEVTTTRQRLLDNFVSKHQYTPPPPVPLHADPSAQHSESSYCQSKKIQK; encoded by the exons ATGGAGAGGCTCTTGAAAGAGCTTGCTTTGGCTTCCAAGCTCTTGAATGATTTTAAGGCTATGTATGAATACGAGAACCGTTTAAAAACCTTCACAAACTGGCCTTTTAAAGAGAACTGCAAGTGCACTCCGGATAAT ATGGCAAAGGCGGGCTTTGTCCACTGTCCAAATGCAAATGAACCAGATGtggcaaaatgtttcttttgcttgaTAGAACTGGAGGGCTGGGAACCAAATGATGACCCATG GGAGGAACACACCAAACGTCACAGCTGTGGCTTTTTATCCCTTACTAAGCGATTTGATGACCTGACAATGGAGGAGTACTACATGCTGGAGATGACACGGCTGAGAACCTTCCTT tGCAAAACTGGCAGAAGCATAATAAACTCTTTTGAAGAAGAAGTCACCACAACTAGGCAGCGTCTTTTGGATAACTTTGTCTCCAAGCATCAGTATACACCGCCGCCGCCAGTGCCTCTCCATGCTGATCCATCTGCCCAACATTCTGAAAGCTCATACTGCCAgtcaaaaaaaatccagaagtgA